The following are encoded together in the Thermosipho affectus genome:
- a CDS encoding proton-conducting transporter transmembrane domain-containing protein, with amino-acid sequence MISLTNLILVFLFGSVVSYLLTKSNRVLGSIFNFLLTAYALYEIWNLNINYSEKLFGLFNNLESTFKVTYLGKYFALVSMIIISFVAFFIIEWIKKKGIKPAAFNAFMLIMISGVLGVFFANDLLTLYIFWELAVLGSFLIVPMGKEDSKKAAVIYAVTSAIGSYMYLYATFAIFKRYGVLSFEQVSQQLVNDSSLFKWFIILFIASAGIAKSGIFPLHTWLRITHGNAPDAFSAVLSGQLVKMGSYVLAIAISVFPTVQMFSSFYHGIPLLNYLLIWLGNISILIGTFMAIRQNDMKQLIAFSSIANGGYILVGLGTMNSIGYAGGLFHVFNHAIAAAMIFLSFAAVVYRTGTTKIDEMGGLIWRMPWTFVTYLVGIISLAGIPPTSGFISKWMIFSALVNKGMFITLAITFIGSVGSFLYVFRPLAGVFLGQLKRKHADVKEVPGIMLIPMLLFVVLVLFIGVYPKPVLDYISSIEKVLGIKPISYSGFEIVTPLGKWNTLTVFTMFAVGFIIATVLYLIFPRGKRVELTDQYTGGDYLYNYDLYHYATGFYRFIERLYDRHPSFEKLYGMLAVFFRSIGDIVTDLIYKPSPSGYVFWISVVILIIYWVRW; translated from the coding sequence ATGATATCCTTAACTAATTTAATTTTGGTTTTTCTTTTTGGTTCAGTTGTAAGTTATCTGTTGACAAAATCTAACAGAGTTTTAGGTTCAATATTTAACTTTTTACTCACCGCGTATGCACTTTATGAAATTTGGAATTTAAATATAAATTATAGTGAAAAACTTTTTGGACTTTTTAACAATTTAGAAAGTACATTTAAAGTTACATATTTAGGGAAGTATTTTGCTTTAGTAAGTATGATTATAATTTCTTTTGTGGCATTTTTTATAATTGAATGGATTAAGAAAAAGGGTATTAAACCTGCCGCTTTTAACGCTTTTATGTTGATTATGATTTCTGGAGTTTTAGGGGTATTTTTTGCAAATGACTTGTTAACTCTTTACATTTTTTGGGAATTAGCCGTTTTGGGTTCATTTTTGATAGTTCCCATGGGAAAAGAAGATTCAAAAAAAGCAGCTGTAATTTATGCTGTGACAAGTGCCATTGGAAGTTACATGTACCTTTATGCAACCTTTGCAATTTTTAAGAGGTATGGTGTGCTTTCGTTTGAACAGGTATCTCAGCAATTAGTTAATGATTCGTCGTTGTTTAAATGGTTTATAATTTTATTTATTGCAAGTGCTGGTATAGCAAAAAGTGGAATTTTTCCACTCCATACTTGGCTTAGAATTACCCACGGTAACGCTCCAGATGCGTTTAGTGCAGTCTTATCTGGGCAATTGGTAAAAATGGGATCTTATGTTTTGGCAATTGCAATATCTGTTTTTCCAACTGTTCAAATGTTTTCTTCATTTTATCATGGGATCCCACTACTTAATTACCTTTTAATTTGGCTTGGTAATATTTCAATATTAATTGGTACGTTTATGGCAATTAGGCAAAATGATATGAAACAACTAATTGCATTTTCATCTATTGCAAATGGTGGATACATCCTCGTGGGATTGGGAACTATGAATTCAATAGGTTATGCAGGTGGATTGTTTCATGTATTTAACCATGCAATAGCTGCTGCTATGATTTTCTTATCTTTTGCAGCAGTTGTGTATAGGACGGGAACTACGAAGATTGATGAAATGGGTGGATTAATTTGGAGAATGCCATGGACATTTGTTACATATCTTGTTGGAATAATTTCACTTGCGGGGATACCACCTACAAGCGGATTTATATCAAAGTGGATGATTTTTAGTGCGCTTGTCAACAAGGGTATGTTTATCACGTTGGCAATTACATTTATTGGAAGTGTCGGATCTTTTCTTTATGTTTTTAGACCATTAGCAGGTGTATTTTTGGGGCAGCTAAAGAGAAAACATGCGGATGTAAAAGAAGTCCCAGGTATTATGTTAATACCTATGTTGTTGTTTGTTGTTCTGGTACTTTTTATTGGAGTTTATCCAAAGCCAGTTTTAGATTATATAAGTTCAATAGAGAAAGTTCTTGGAATAAAACCTATTTCATACAGTGGATTTGAGATAGTAACTCCGTTGGGTAAGTGGAATACTTTAACAGTTTTTACAATGTTTGCAGTAGGTTTTATAATCGCAACAGTTTTGTATTTGATATTCCCAAGGGGAAAGAGGGTTGAATTAACTGATCAATATACTGGTGGGGATTACTTATACAATTATGACTTGTACCACTATGCGACAGGATTTTATAGGTTTATTGAACGATTGTACGATAGACATCCATCTTTTGAAAAATTGTATGGTATGTTAGCTGTGTTCTTTAGATCAATTGGTGATATTGTAACTGATTTGATTTATAAACCAAGTCCGAGTGGATACGTTTTTTGGATTTCTGTTGTAATCCTCATAATATATTGGGTGAGGTGGTAA
- a CDS encoding ferritin family protein: protein MPEFSNPFSGLKSDRKLTHDELVRAIRYMISAEYEAIQLYMQLAESTDNELAREVLIDIANEERVHAGEFLRLLKELEPDEEKYYNEGAMEVEEEIKKLKGKL, encoded by the coding sequence ATGCCAGAATTTTCTAATCCATTTTCAGGGTTAAAATCTGATAGAAAATTAACTCATGATGAATTGGTTAGAGCTATTCGTTATATGATTTCAGCTGAGTATGAAGCTATACAACTTTACATGCAGTTAGCAGAATCTACGGATAATGAACTTGCAAGGGAAGTATTAATAGATATAGCAAATGAAGAGAGAGTACATGCAGGTGAATTTTTAAGGTTATTAAAAGAACTTGAACCAGATGAAGAGAAGTATTACAACGAAGGAGCTATGGAAGTTGAAGAAGAAATAAAAAAGTTAAAGGGTAAACTTTAA
- a CDS encoding NADH-quinone oxidoreductase subunit D: MGEVKLFFGPNHPGMHGNFSVHMYVEGDTVEKARPLPGFLHRGFEKLMERRLWYQNLALIPRICVPEPDINEACYAMAVEKIAKIDVPERAQWIRMIVLELARIASHLMSFPGIGGTIGLYTSSFWGVSDRDRILDIFESLTGARVYHMYIIPGGVRKDLTPKIQDLIFNTLNYIEERLGEYETLIFKNRIVHTRLKGIALLDKETALELGVTGVGLRATGVPYDIRKVDSYLFYDKVDFEVPTATEGDAYARVYLKYLEIYQSIKIIRQCLEKMPEGKINVPISEGNALRYRVPKGQAYVHIESTRGEYGYYMVSDGGEKPYRVAVRGASYPQTFIGIEKYLPGTRIEDVPIWLSTMDVCAPEVDR; this comes from the coding sequence ATGGGTGAAGTAAAGCTCTTTTTTGGTCCTAACCATCCGGGAATGCACGGTAATTTTAGTGTCCATATGTATGTTGAAGGGGATACTGTTGAAAAAGCAAGACCGTTACCTGGTTTTTTGCATAGAGGTTTTGAGAAGCTAATGGAAAGAAGACTTTGGTATCAGAATCTTGCATTAATCCCAAGGATTTGTGTGCCTGAACCAGATATTAATGAAGCATGTTATGCAATGGCTGTTGAAAAGATTGCAAAGATAGATGTTCCTGAAAGAGCCCAATGGATAAGGATGATTGTTTTAGAATTGGCAAGGATTGCAAGTCATTTAATGAGTTTTCCGGGTATTGGCGGCACTATTGGCCTTTATACAAGTTCATTTTGGGGAGTATCGGATAGAGATCGTATTTTAGATATTTTTGAAAGTTTAACTGGTGCAAGAGTTTATCATATGTACATAATACCCGGAGGAGTTAGAAAAGATTTAACTCCAAAGATACAAGATTTAATCTTTAATACTTTAAATTACATTGAAGAAAGATTGGGAGAATATGAAACTTTGATTTTTAAGAATAGGATAGTTCATACGAGATTAAAAGGAATAGCTTTATTAGATAAGGAAACAGCATTAGAGCTTGGTGTTACTGGAGTTGGCCTTAGAGCGACAGGAGTGCCGTATGATATTAGAAAAGTTGATTCTTATTTGTTCTACGATAAAGTTGATTTTGAAGTTCCTACAGCTACTGAAGGAGATGCATATGCAAGGGTATATCTTAAATATCTTGAGATATACCAAAGTATAAAAATAATTAGGCAATGTCTTGAAAAAATGCCAGAAGGAAAAATTAATGTTCCAATTAGTGAAGGTAACGCCCTTAGGTATAGAGTACCAAAAGGTCAAGCTTACGTGCATATAGAATCAACAAGAGGAGAGTATGGTTATTATATGGTTTCAGATGGAGGAGAAAAACCATATAGAGTAGCAGTACGTGGGGCTTCATATCCTCAAACATTTATAGGTATAGAAAAGTATTTGCCTGGAACAAGAATAGAAGATGTTCCAATTTGGCTTTCAACAATGGATGTTTGTGCTCCAGAGGTAGATAGATAA
- a CDS encoding nucleotidyltransferase family protein, translating to MQKSIYSIILAAGEGKRYKNGIKLLHTIGDKFMLQMVINLVKSCNFDKNYIVVNPLWNFIKDNFVVPDNFFILKNKNYKEGISTSIKLAIKEIKSTNILPEYVAIFLADMPFIKKEDIKTLKKYCNGRHLIIAPFFNNKKGFPTFVHKSLFDEIFKLENDIGIKQIINKNPSLLTKVNFSTNRILRDIDD from the coding sequence ATGCAAAAAAGCATATATTCAATTATTTTAGCTGCAGGTGAAGGAAAAAGGTATAAAAACGGCATAAAATTGCTACATACTATTGGTGATAAATTCATGCTTCAAATGGTAATAAACCTAGTAAAAAGTTGCAATTTCGATAAAAATTACATAGTTGTTAATCCTTTATGGAATTTTATAAAGGACAATTTTGTGGTTCCAGACAATTTTTTTATTCTTAAAAACAAAAATTACAAAGAAGGTATCAGTACATCGATCAAATTAGCAATAAAAGAAATAAAAAGCACAAACATTCTCCCCGAATATGTTGCTATTTTCCTAGCAGATATGCCGTTTATAAAAAAAGAAGATATAAAGACACTCAAAAAATACTGTAATGGAAGACACTTAATTATTGCTCCATTTTTTAACAACAAGAAGGGTTTTCCAACTTTTGTACACAAATCACTTTTCGATGAAATTTTTAAACTTGAAAATGACATAGGTATCAAGCAAATAATAAACAAAAATCCTTCTTTATTGACAAAAGTAAACTTTAGTACAAATAGAATTTTAAGAGATATAGACGATTAA
- a CDS encoding FAD-dependent oxidoreductase, translating into MANKSIPKKEFFAPIKAWKYIFKKPVTIKVPYVKREAAERYRGFHINDWNECIGCGTCAKICPTDAIRMVEVDDLPHEYGKKPQRPVIDYGRCSFCAMCVDICTTGSLKMTREYVHVSPEPEDFIFAPTEKGIHGIEDVPVGWIRDEGSDLLELERVEMEMIEGEGRSKSFIEYVKGYSKEQAMHEAARCVECALCTDRCPQHMQIPEYIKAIWRDDLTDALKWLLKGNEENNMLGANPFSAVCGRVCTHKCEEACSLGNRGEAIAIRWLKRYIVDNVPEYDKVLEARPENKGKKVAIVGSGPAGLSAAYFLATMGYDVEVFESLSRPGGVMRYGIPSYRLPDEALDKDIAFIQALGVKIHVGVSVGKDIPLQKLKNEFDAVFVSTGFTLGRSTGIPGTEHEDVIQALPLLREIRDYLRGEGPKPKIPKSLVVIGGGNVAMDVARSMARLQIMEYGKVDVKVTSLERTYEEMPADMDEIEEGAEEGVKFYPGWGPVRIVIKNDKVRGIELKKCLQVFDENRRFNPKFDENERQTLEAEMVVEAIGQAPDYSYLPEDLKEKLEFVRGRILTNEYRQTSVKWLFAGGDIVNGPDIIHGVADGYWAARGIDEFLTKGVK; encoded by the coding sequence ATGGCAAATAAATCAATTCCTAAAAAAGAGTTTTTTGCTCCTATAAAAGCGTGGAAATATATATTTAAAAAGCCAGTTACTATAAAAGTTCCTTATGTTAAAAGAGAGGCTGCAGAAAGATATAGGGGATTTCACATAAATGATTGGAATGAGTGTATTGGATGTGGAACATGTGCAAAGATATGTCCGACAGATGCCATTAGAATGGTTGAAGTTGATGATTTGCCACACGAATACGGTAAAAAACCCCAACGTCCTGTTATAGATTATGGAAGATGTTCATTCTGTGCGATGTGTGTGGATATATGTACTACAGGTTCACTAAAGATGACGAGAGAATATGTCCATGTTTCTCCAGAACCAGAAGATTTTATATTTGCGCCTACCGAAAAGGGAATCCATGGAATTGAGGATGTTCCTGTAGGATGGATTAGAGATGAAGGTTCTGATTTACTTGAACTTGAAAGAGTAGAAATGGAAATGATTGAAGGTGAGGGGCGTTCAAAATCTTTTATTGAATATGTGAAAGGATACAGCAAGGAGCAAGCCATGCATGAGGCGGCACGATGTGTCGAATGTGCTTTGTGTACGGATAGATGCCCTCAACATATGCAAATTCCAGAATACATAAAGGCAATATGGAGAGATGATTTAACAGATGCACTAAAATGGCTTCTAAAGGGAAATGAGGAAAATAATATGTTAGGTGCAAATCCATTTTCTGCAGTTTGTGGGAGAGTTTGTACGCACAAATGTGAAGAAGCTTGTTCTTTGGGAAATAGAGGAGAGGCTATAGCAATAAGATGGTTAAAGAGGTATATCGTTGATAACGTACCAGAATATGATAAAGTTTTAGAAGCTAGACCGGAAAATAAAGGTAAAAAAGTTGCAATTGTTGGTTCAGGGCCTGCAGGGCTTTCAGCTGCGTACTTTTTAGCAACTATGGGATATGATGTAGAAGTTTTCGAATCTTTATCAAGACCCGGTGGGGTAATGAGATACGGAATACCATCATACAGGTTGCCAGATGAGGCCCTTGACAAAGATATAGCTTTTATTCAAGCTTTAGGTGTAAAGATACACGTTGGTGTTTCTGTTGGAAAAGATATACCTCTACAAAAATTAAAAAACGAATTTGATGCGGTATTTGTATCAACAGGGTTTACTTTGGGACGTTCAACTGGAATTCCAGGAACGGAACATGAAGATGTAATTCAGGCATTACCTCTTTTAAGGGAAATTAGAGATTATCTTAGAGGAGAAGGACCAAAACCCAAGATCCCTAAAAGTTTAGTAGTAATAGGTGGAGGTAATGTGGCAATGGATGTTGCAAGATCTATGGCAAGGCTCCAGATAATGGAATACGGTAAAGTTGATGTAAAGGTAACGAGTTTGGAAAGAACATATGAGGAAATGCCTGCTGATATGGATGAAATAGAAGAAGGGGCTGAAGAAGGTGTAAAATTCTATCCGGGATGGGGTCCTGTAAGGATCGTTATTAAAAACGATAAAGTTAGGGGAATAGAATTAAAGAAGTGTTTACAGGTTTTTGATGAAAATAGAAGATTTAATCCTAAATTCGATGAGAATGAAAGACAGACATTAGAAGCTGAAATGGTTGTTGAAGCTATTGGTCAAGCACCGGATTATAGTTATCTTCCTGAAGATTTAAAAGAAAAATTGGAGTTTGTCAGAGGAAGAATTTTGACAAATGAATATAGACAGACATCTGTTAAATGGTTGTTTGCGGGAGGAGATATTGTAAATGGCCCGGATATTATACACGGTGTAGCAGATGGATATTGGGCAGCAAGGGGAATTGATGAATTTCTTACAAAGGGGGTAAAATAA
- a CDS encoding complex I subunit 5 family protein gives MTALLVVVPLLSAFLFVPFKEKAKYVLPFIVIINLFLLMNFPVNSTVQMGGWKAPFGIVLVLDSASFNTLLVVNIIFLIVSLIPQIANGLSIVVLILLSSLNGIILTGDIFNSFVFLEITAAGAYIIASSKKNYYGAYKYLIVGSVAGGFYLLGVIYAYIGTGSLNFADISLNMKSSFLPYVTLMLFIGLAVESKILPLAGWIPDVYASGSAITPTILATSVTFSMFYLLSRIFITIFNGYFLDVLYVFGLITLVLAEIAAFRQENLLKALAFSSIAQAGLVLSVLSLNTSNALTAAYFHLLNDATSKIILFVIGATLIGSFMNNKTAGISFSIASFSLIGFPLFAGFRSKLLILQSAFEKGDYLLPALLLFSTIIEAAYLLRWNIKLWYGKYKKDSNISWNILLIALVLSLLLIYIGICPEMYLKISENISQGIMSSQTYINNVLGGM, from the coding sequence ATGACGGCGTTGCTTGTTGTTGTACCTTTACTTTCTGCATTTTTGTTTGTACCTTTTAAGGAAAAGGCAAAATATGTCCTGCCATTTATAGTTATTATTAACCTTTTTTTATTGATGAATTTTCCTGTTAATTCCACGGTGCAAATGGGAGGATGGAAGGCACCATTTGGAATTGTTTTAGTTTTAGATTCTGCAAGTTTTAACACACTTTTGGTTGTTAACATAATATTTTTAATTGTTTCGTTGATACCTCAAATTGCCAATGGTTTATCGATAGTAGTGTTGATTTTACTTTCTTCATTGAATGGAATAATTTTAACCGGTGATATTTTCAACTCATTTGTTTTCTTAGAAATAACAGCGGCTGGAGCTTACATTATTGCATCTTCAAAGAAAAATTATTATGGTGCGTATAAATATCTTATTGTTGGAAGTGTTGCAGGTGGATTTTATCTTTTAGGTGTTATATATGCATATATAGGAACAGGTTCTTTGAATTTTGCAGATATTTCGCTTAACATGAAAAGTTCATTTTTGCCTTATGTTACCCTTATGTTGTTTATAGGTTTGGCGGTTGAAAGCAAAATTTTACCATTAGCAGGTTGGATTCCAGACGTTTATGCTTCTGGATCTGCAATAACACCAACTATTTTGGCTACAAGTGTAACTTTCTCAATGTTTTACCTTTTAAGTAGGATATTTATCACAATCTTCAACGGTTATTTTTTGGATGTTTTGTATGTTTTTGGATTGATTACTTTGGTATTAGCTGAAATTGCCGCATTTAGACAGGAAAATCTTCTAAAAGCGCTTGCGTTTTCCTCTATAGCACAAGCGGGTTTAGTATTAAGTGTGCTTTCTCTCAATACATCTAACGCATTAACTGCTGCTTATTTTCATTTGTTGAATGATGCAACGTCAAAAATAATTTTGTTTGTTATTGGTGCAACCTTAATAGGAAGTTTTATGAATAACAAAACTGCAGGTATTTCCTTTAGTATTGCATCGTTTTCGTTAATTGGCTTTCCACTTTTTGCAGGATTTAGAAGTAAATTGTTAATTTTGCAAAGTGCATTTGAAAAAGGGGATTATTTGTTACCTGCGCTTTTGTTGTTTTCAACTATAATAGAAGCTGCATATTTGTTGAGGTGGAATATAAAGCTTTGGTATGGTAAGTATAAAAAAGATTCTAATATTTCATGGAATATTTTGTTAATTGCTTTGGTGTTATCTCTACTTTTAATCTATATAGGTATATGCCCTGAAATGTATCTAAAGATATCTGAAAACATATCACAAGGTATAATGAGCTCTCAGACGTATATTAATAACGTTTTAGGAGGGATGTAA
- a CDS encoding NADH-quinone oxidoreductase subunit C, whose protein sequence is MMNSMSNTVEKLKRIVNNLDITKVDEREIKLELPNEQVLPTLLALKEDGYSHLSLITAVDWIDEGKFELVYILYSWDNGGKFLITTKINRDTPKFVTVKHMWPIARYYERELHEFFGIKFEGNNDMRPLFLEMWDDMPPLRKDFDPFEYSKRKFPDREYQKDVIHEAKIIRGDIDG, encoded by the coding sequence ATGATGAATTCCATGAGTAATACAGTAGAGAAATTAAAAAGAATAGTTAATAATTTAGATATAACAAAGGTAGACGAGAGAGAAATAAAACTTGAATTACCAAATGAACAAGTTTTACCAACGCTTTTAGCTTTAAAAGAAGATGGATATTCACATTTATCTTTAATAACGGCAGTTGATTGGATAGATGAGGGAAAGTTTGAGCTTGTTTATATTCTCTATTCTTGGGACAATGGTGGAAAATTTTTGATTACAACAAAAATAAATAGGGATACTCCAAAATTTGTTACTGTAAAACACATGTGGCCTATTGCAAGATATTACGAAAGAGAGCTCCATGAGTTTTTTGGAATAAAGTTTGAGGGAAATAATGATATGAGGCCGCTTTTCTTAGAAATGTGGGATGACATGCCACCTTTAAGAAAGGATTTTGATCCATTTGAGTATTCGAAAAGGAAATTTCCAGATAGGGAATATCAAAAGGATGTCATTCATGAAGCTAAGATAATAAGAGGTGATATAGATGGGTGA
- a CDS encoding NifB/NifX family molybdenum-iron cluster-binding protein yields MKIAIPSEGKTLDSMINDRYARAEYIIIYDTEKDEIVEVIENDSSEAHGKGPKVSQMLVNKGVKVLISQSVGKNAFDVLKAAKIDVYITQKDTVKNTIENFKNGKLEKTESATN; encoded by the coding sequence ATGAAAATAGCAATTCCATCTGAAGGTAAAACTCTTGATTCAATGATCAACGATAGGTACGCAAGGGCCGAGTATATTATCATTTACGATACTGAAAAAGATGAAATAGTAGAAGTTATAGAAAACGACTCATCAGAAGCACATGGTAAAGGTCCAAAAGTCTCCCAAATGCTTGTAAACAAAGGCGTTAAAGTATTAATTTCCCAAAGTGTGGGAAAGAACGCTTTTGATGTCCTTAAAGCTGCAAAAATAGATGTTTATATAACACAAAAAGACACAGTAAAAAATACAATTGAAAATTTCAAGAATGGAAAACTAGAAAAAACAGAAAGCGCAACAAATTAA
- a CDS encoding NuoB/complex I 20 kDa subunit family protein, whose protein sequence is MAVDERSLWEKIADKLRSRSLWMLHYCTGCGAMELPPTMTSRFDMERFGMGPMATPRQADILFITGYLSAKTLRRVIYTYEKMAEPRYVIGFGSCTLNGGIYYDSYATINRLDYYIPVDLYIAGCMPRPEALLEAFNELMRMIRRGEANGWKKYKENYEWYKQNQIRSLGEVFVHDEFHE, encoded by the coding sequence ATGGCCGTTGATGAAAGAAGTTTATGGGAAAAAATAGCAGATAAACTTAGAAGTAGATCATTGTGGATGCTACATTATTGTACAGGTTGTGGAGCTATGGAACTTCCTCCAACAATGACTTCAAGGTTTGATATGGAAAGATTTGGTATGGGACCAATGGCTACTCCAAGGCAGGCGGATATTTTGTTTATAACTGGATATTTAAGTGCTAAAACACTTAGAAGGGTTATTTATACTTATGAAAAAATGGCGGAACCTAGATATGTTATTGGATTTGGATCATGTACGTTAAACGGAGGTATATATTACGATTCATATGCTACAATAAACAGATTGGATTATTACATTCCCGTGGATTTGTATATTGCGGGTTGTATGCCAAGACCTGAAGCATTACTTGAAGCATTTAATGAACTTATGAGGATGATAAGAAGAGGAGAAGCAAATGGATGGAAAAAATACAAAGAAAATTATGAATGGTATAAACAGAATCAGATAAGATCCCTTGGGGAGGTGTTTGTACATGATGAATTCCATGAGTAA
- a CDS encoding ferritin family protein yields the protein MSIEDILKVAENFEIEGFKFYKEKKEEVKNKLAREVLEFLQEMEKEHTEYIRKIRKALEEEEEIPVAPLDTTKDFFNERLRGQKIEETPSEDDIKDLSILRMALLIEKDFVNYYDKAAERAKVMEDKTLESILINLREWEKGHVNLVKELILQIFEKNRLDLGFYPF from the coding sequence ATGTCTATTGAAGATATTTTAAAGGTTGCGGAAAATTTTGAAATAGAGGGATTTAAGTTTTACAAAGAGAAAAAAGAAGAGGTAAAAAATAAGTTGGCAAGAGAAGTGTTGGAATTTTTACAAGAAATGGAAAAAGAGCATACGGAGTATATTAGAAAGATAAGGAAAGCCTTAGAAGAAGAAGAAGAAATACCAGTTGCACCTTTAGATACGACAAAAGATTTTTTTAATGAGAGACTTAGGGGCCAAAAGATAGAAGAAACACCATCTGAAGATGATATCAAAGATTTGTCAATTTTAAGAATGGCATTGTTAATAGAAAAAGATTTTGTAAATTATTATGATAAAGCTGCAGAAAGAGCAAAGGTAATGGAAGATAAGACGCTAGAAAGTATATTAATAAACTTAAGAGAATGGGAAAAGGGACATGTGAATTTAGTTAAAGAGCTTATCTTACAGATATTTGAGAAAAACAGATTGGATTTGGGATTTTATCCATTTTAA
- a CDS encoding respiratory chain complex I subunit 1 family protein yields the protein MTILKVIAVLLTGFFVGLTLEGIARKIMARVQRRYGPPWYQNFIDVFKALSKRGISHGWIFDFGILMALGGVIATLAFVPLGDLVAFPGLDNIFIIVYLFAVGALGMAMGMVGSGNPNASIGVARALTQMLGYELPYLISIAGVLYYYKTSSVSGLMMAQQDTWTLFKMPIGGIVAFVSLLGMLGKKPFDTPIAPAEIASGPMVELSAKYMGLLMLMHTFSIFVEIGLFVDIFLGVSNYFTFLLKFTIVWIIATLISSVLPRFRIEQVVKFYWKVPLSLAFVQVLFVLLGWVF from the coding sequence ATGACAATATTAAAGGTAATTGCAGTTTTATTAACGGGATTTTTTGTTGGATTAACTCTAGAAGGAATTGCAAGGAAAATAATGGCCAGAGTACAAAGAAGGTATGGCCCGCCTTGGTATCAGAATTTTATAGATGTTTTCAAGGCTCTTTCAAAAAGAGGAATTTCTCATGGTTGGATTTTTGATTTTGGAATCTTAATGGCATTGGGAGGAGTTATTGCAACTTTAGCTTTTGTACCATTGGGGGATTTAGTTGCATTTCCTGGACTTGACAATATTTTTATAATAGTGTATTTGTTTGCAGTTGGAGCACTTGGAATGGCAATGGGAATGGTTGGTTCTGGGAATCCTAATGCTAGTATAGGGGTTGCAAGAGCTTTAACTCAAATGCTTGGTTATGAACTACCTTATTTAATTTCTATAGCAGGTGTTTTGTATTATTATAAAACCAGTTCTGTGTCTGGGTTGATGATGGCTCAGCAGGATACTTGGACTTTATTTAAAATGCCAATAGGTGGAATTGTTGCTTTTGTTTCGCTGCTTGGAATGCTGGGTAAAAAACCTTTTGATACACCTATTGCACCTGCTGAAATTGCGTCTGGTCCAATGGTGGAACTGTCTGCCAAATATATGGGACTTTTAATGTTAATGCATACTTTTTCGATATTCGTTGAAATAGGATTGTTTGTGGATATATTCCTTGGAGTAAGTAATTATTTTACATTTCTTTTGAAATTTACTATAGTTTGGATAATTGCAACATTAATTTCATCGGTTTTGCCAAGATTTAGAATAGAACAAGTTGTTAAATTTTATTGGAAAGTACCGTTAAGTTTAGCGTTTGTCCAGGTTTTATTTGTATTACTTGGTTGGGTATTTTAG
- a CDS encoding 4Fe-4S binding protein, giving the protein MPWVKKEDCVKCKVCVNVCPVENAIFIQDDGYPFINNNICTRCGLCMEKCPKNAIRPNYENPSLRGMGKGMGHRGFGRGLGHGRGRGY; this is encoded by the coding sequence ATGCCATGGGTAAAGAAAGAAGATTGTGTAAAATGTAAGGTCTGTGTCAATGTGTGTCCTGTGGAAAATGCTATCTTCATCCAAGATGATGGCTATCCTTTTATAAACAACAACATTTGTACAAGATGCGGCTTATGTATGGAAAAATGTCCCAAAAACGCAATTCGACCAAACTATGAAAACCCCTCACTTAGAGGTATGGGAAAAGGAATGGGCCATCGCGGCTTTGGAAGAGGTTTAGGACATGGAAGGGGAAGAGGATATTAA
- a CDS encoding NifB/NifX family molybdenum-iron cluster-binding protein translates to MLVAIGTADGKTMNPEHFGHSNTYLIYEFDGTNFIKKEERKNPYAETHLHAKVDEILEFLGDCKVWVGISMGKSSKKRLKELGYIPITVDTPEVSKALELVKMQLQG, encoded by the coding sequence ATGTTGGTTGCAATAGGAACAGCAGATGGAAAAACAATGAACCCAGAACATTTTGGGCACTCTAATACTTATTTGATTTACGAATTTGATGGAACAAATTTTATAAAAAAAGAAGAAAGGAAAAATCCATATGCAGAAACCCACTTACATGCAAAAGTGGATGAAATTCTTGAATTTTTAGGAGATTGCAAAGTATGGGTAGGAATATCTATGGGAAAAAGTTCCAAAAAAAGACTTAAAGAACTTGGATACATACCAATTACAGTGGATACACCCGAAGTAAGTAAAGCGTTGGAATTAGTTAAAATGCAATTACAGGGGTGA